In the Gossypium raimondii isolate GPD5lz chromosome 9, ASM2569854v1, whole genome shotgun sequence genome, one interval contains:
- the LOC105798641 gene encoding peroxisome biogenesis protein 3-2: MLYLRDLWRRHRRKVLVTAGVLGSGYLLYKLYDAHKRRLIDLERQLANERENDEFIKAQIQLHFENIQRIADTTTLPHAMPYLSCRIAEDLNLSHLMERLVKGKDQPNSLSSSEKLELWDRLKILSFTRLVVSIWAVTILSLYIRVQVNILGRHLYIDTARGLGSSYLLEEADLIDRDDQQKFLASADFLANHGLPKLISSMQTAATEVLKAKQLRDFFNTAILHETIMQILDMFLSMGSPHHWVDCLMPEDPRLYKLAKTSSDETNPPEFTKFDQLMVETREVLSSAEFSNVVELSLKAVAKALVEEKGFQSGGGNLTNGMPLARLLPRIAQICPTLVEEPSKNQFIQIIQSVPEVGLFFTLLYSNMSAS, from the exons ATGCTCTATTTAAG GGATCTTTGGAGAAGGCATAGGAGGAAGGTTTTGGTTACAGCAGGTGTTTTAGGAAGTGGGTATTTGTTGTATAAACTATATGATGCTCACAAACGTAGGCTTATTGATTTGGAAAGGCAACTGGCAAACGAACGGGAAAACGATGAATTCATTAAAGCTCA AATTCAACTCCATTTTGAGAACATTCAAAGAATTGCTGATACAACAACATTACCTCATGCAATGCCCTATTTAAGTTGCCGGATAGCTGAAGATTTGAACCTTTCACATCTTATGGAGAGACTAGTGAAAGGGAAGGATCAGCCCAACAGTTTGTCTTCTTCAGAGAAACTTGAGTTATGGGACAGGCTCAAAATTTTGA GTTTTACAAGATTGGTGGTGTCAATATGGGCAGTAACCATTCTTAGCTTATATATTAGAGTTCAAGTCAACATTCTAGGAAGACATTTATATATTGATACTGCACGTGGTCTTGGAAGCTCTTATTTACTT GAGGAAGCTGATCTCATTGACAGGGATGACCAGCAAAAATTCCTGGCAAGTGCTGACTTTCTTGCCAATCATGGCTTGCCAAAATTGATTTCTAGTATGCAGACAGCTGCAACAGAAGTTTTGAAGGC AAAGCAGTTGAGAGACTTCTTCAATACTGCAATACTTCATGAAACTATCATGCAGATACTTGACATGTTCCTTAGCATGGGAAGTCCTCATCACTGGGTGGACTGCTTGATGCCTGAGGACCCAAGGTTGTACAAGCTTGCCAAAACATCCAGCGATGAAACAAATCCTCctgaatttacaaaatttgatCAACTTATGGTTGAGACACGAGAAGTACTTTCAAG TGCTGAATTCAGTAATGTTGTTGAATTATCATTAAAAGCAGTGGCGAAAGCACTGGTGGAGGAGAAGGGTTTTCAATCTGGAGGAGGCAATCTAACAAATGGGATGCCTCTAGCTAGACTTTTGCCTCGAATTGCACAGATATGTCCGACTTTGGTTGAGGAACCAAGCAAAAACCAGTTTATCCAAATCATACAAAGTGTTCCAGAAGTTGGTCTCTTCTTCACTCTCCTCTATTCCAATATGTCAGCCTCATAG
- the LOC105798642 gene encoding histidine biosynthesis bifunctional protein hisIE, chloroplastic gives MAISSLPCVQPVRVPFKACSFFPAGVCGGFNNKKRINAVVFSSLRKISNDVNIESKVDTLLDSIKWDDKGLAVAIAQNVDTGAILMQGFVNRDALATTITSRKATFFSRSGATLWTKGETSNNFINIYDIFVDILLIIIYLGKPDVPTCHTGLETCYFTSIGDLVKEQEVEETNLALTTLYSLESTISKRELELAGKHGKPSWTKRLLLDENLLCAKIRAEADELCRPLEEKEDSSCTASEMADVIYHAMVLLRHKDVKIENVLEVLRRRFSQSGIEEKQSRASTKS, from the exons ATGGCGATTTCATCTCTCCCTTGTGTTCAACCTGTAAGAGTTCCTTTCAAAGCTTGTAGCTTCTTTCCTGCTGGTGTTTGTGGTGGATTCAACAATAAGAAAAGGATAAATGCTGTTGTTTTTTCTTCGTTGAGGAAAATTTCCAACGATGTCAACATTGAATCCAAG gttGATACATTGTTGGACAGTATCAAATGGGATGACAAAGGTTTGGCAGTGGCTATAGCTCAAAATGTTGACACAGGAGCCATATTAATGCAAGGCTTTGTCAATAGGGATGCACTAGCTACAACTATCACTTCTAGGAAGGCAACGTTCTTCAGTCGATCAGGGGCAACATTGTGGACAAAAGGAGAAACTTCCAACAATTTCATCAACATTTATGACATATTTGTTGACATCTTATTGATT ATAATTTACCTTGGGAAGCCTGATGTCCCTACCTGTCACACAGGGTTAGAGACATGCTATTTCACATCAATAGGTGATTTGGTGAAGGAGCAAGAA GTTGAAGAAACTAACTTGGCATTGACAACTTTATACTCATTAGAGTCTACAATTTCCAAAAGAGAATTAGAGTTAGCAGGGAAACATGGAAAGCCTTCGTGGACTAAACGGCTCTTACTTGATGAAAATTTGTTGTGCGCAAAAATCCG GGCAGAAGCAGATGAATTGTGCCGACCGCTGGAGGAGAAAGAGGACAGTTCATGTACTGCCTCAGAAATGGCAGATGTGATCTACCATGCTATGGTTTTGCTAAGGCACAAAGAtgtaaagatagaaaatgttcTAGAAGTTCTTCGGCGTAGATTCTCTCAATCGGGTATAGAGGAGAAGCAAAGCCGTGCATCAACCAAGAGTTAA